One window of the Pieris rapae chromosome 11, ilPieRapa1.1, whole genome shotgun sequence genome contains the following:
- the LOC110994285 gene encoding ras-related protein Rab-8A isoform X2, protein MAKTYDYLFKLLLIGDSGVGKTSILFRFSEDAFNISFISTIGIDFKIRTIDLDGKKVKLQIWDTAGQERFRTITTAYYRGSMGIMLVYDVTNEKSFENIKNWIRNIEENASADVEKMILGNKCDLDAKRQVSKERGEQLAVEYQIKFVETSAKDSLNVEYAFYTLARDIKAKMEKKQEASNPPGARGGTHQLKSNDQQRKPPSWLSRCSIL, encoded by the exons ATGGCAAAAACTTacgactatttatttaaattgctgTTAATAGGCGATTCTGGAGTGGGGAAAACATCtattttgtttagattttCAGAGGATGCctttaatatatcatttatatcaaCTATTG GCATTGACTTCAAGATACGAACAATAGACCTCGACggcaaaaaagttaaattacaaatatg GGACACAGCGGGTCAAGAAAGATTTCGTACTATAACAACAGCCTACTATCGAGGTTCTATGGGAATAATGCTTGTTTATGATGTAACCAATGAAAAAAGCTTTGAAAACATTAAGAATTGGATAAGGAATATTGAAGAGAATGCTAGTGCTGATGTTGAGAAAATGATTCTTGGTAACAAATGTGACCTAGACGCTAAGAGACAG gtATCAAAAGAAAGAGGTGAACAATTAGCAGTAGagtatcaaatcaaatttgtaGAAACATCTGCCAAGGATTCTTTAAATGTTGAATATGCGTTTTATACACTAGCAAGAGATATCAAAGCTAAGATGGAGAAGAAAcag GAGGCGAGTAACCCACCAGGAGCCCGTGGAGGCACACACCAATTGAAGTCCAATGACCAACAGCGCAAACCGCCCTCATGGTTGTCTCGCTGTTCCATCCTCTGA
- the LOC110994297 gene encoding DNA-directed RNA polymerase II subunit RPB7, whose protein sequence is MFYHISLEHEILLHPRYFGPQLLDTVKQKLYTEVEGTCTGKYGFVIAVTTIDSIGAGLIQPGQGFVVYPVKYKAIVFRPFKGEVLDAIVTQVNKVGMFAQIGPLSCFISHHSIPADMEFCPNVNPPCYKSKQEDNVIQEEDVIRLKIVGTRVDATGIFAIGTLMDDYLGLVTQ, encoded by the exons atGTTTTATCAC ATATCATTAGAACACGAAATATTATTACACCCTCGATACTTCGGGCCACAATTATTAGATACCGTTAAGCAGAAGCTTTATACTGAAGTTGAGGGGACATGTACCGGAAA GTATGGGTTTGTAATAGCAGTGACAACAATAGATAGCATTGGGGCAGGACTTATTCAGCCTGGCCAAGGATTTGTTGTATATCCTGTAAAGTATAAGGCAATTGTCTTCAGACCTTTCAAAGGAGAAGTACTTGATGCTATTGTAACACAAGTGAATAAG GTGGGGATGTTTGCTCAGATTGGCCCACTAAGCTGCTTTATTTCCCACCAT tcaaTCCCTGCTGACATGGAATTTTGTCCAAATGTCAACCCACCATGCTACAAAAGTAAACAAGAAGATAATGTAATTCAAGAAGAAGATGTTATCAGATTAAAAATTGTTGGAACTAGAGTTGATGCAACTGGCATT tttgCAATTGGCACCTTGATGGATGACTATCTAGGTTTAGTgacacaataa
- the LOC110994285 gene encoding ras-related protein Rab-8A isoform X1, giving the protein MAKTYDYLFKLLLIGDSGVGKTSILFRFSEDAFNISFISTIGIDFKIRTIDLDGKKVKLQIWDTAGQERFRTITTAYYRGSMGIMLVYDVTNEKSFENIKNWIRNIEENASADVEKMILGNKCDLDAKRQVSKERGEQLAVEYQIKFVETSAKDSLNVEYAFYTLARDIKAKMEKKQKEASNPPGARGGTHQLKSNDQQRKPPSWLSRCSIL; this is encoded by the exons ATGGCAAAAACTTacgactatttatttaaattgctgTTAATAGGCGATTCTGGAGTGGGGAAAACATCtattttgtttagattttCAGAGGATGCctttaatatatcatttatatcaaCTATTG GCATTGACTTCAAGATACGAACAATAGACCTCGACggcaaaaaagttaaattacaaatatg GGACACAGCGGGTCAAGAAAGATTTCGTACTATAACAACAGCCTACTATCGAGGTTCTATGGGAATAATGCTTGTTTATGATGTAACCAATGAAAAAAGCTTTGAAAACATTAAGAATTGGATAAGGAATATTGAAGAGAATGCTAGTGCTGATGTTGAGAAAATGATTCTTGGTAACAAATGTGACCTAGACGCTAAGAGACAG gtATCAAAAGAAAGAGGTGAACAATTAGCAGTAGagtatcaaatcaaatttgtaGAAACATCTGCCAAGGATTCTTTAAATGTTGAATATGCGTTTTATACACTAGCAAGAGATATCAAAGCTAAGATGGAGAAGAAAcag AAG GAGGCGAGTAACCCACCAGGAGCCCGTGGAGGCACACACCAATTGAAGTCCAATGACCAACAGCGCAAACCGCCCTCATGGTTGTCTCGCTGTTCCATCCTCTGA